Proteins from a single region of Ananas comosus cultivar F153 linkage group 3, ASM154086v1, whole genome shotgun sequence:
- the LOC109707827 gene encoding uncharacterized protein LOC109707827 has protein sequence MCPSTTTNGDYYRLNIRGFFLRLSYADARRPLPETLTLLYSPSIDGRGAPPRARGGARVAVRQHGPALDGGRGAVRGLRGEGQGGGWGLPARRRRAVEAGVALPGGGGGLEEIPEEESDGCDCCGGGGEEKEGGDWEVVVGSGSDGGDEAAVVETVRWAVDVGIWVACLGIGLLVSRAPLWRWKKLILAAKPKF, from the exons ATGTGCCCGTCGACGACAACGAACGGCGATTACTATCGCCTCAACATTCGCGGGTTCTTCCTCCGCCTCTCCTACGCCGACGCTCGGAGGCCGCTCCCCGAGACCCTAACCCTACTCTACTCGCCGAGCATCGACGGGCGTGGCGCTCCGCCGCGTGCGCGCGGGGGAGCCCGGGTTGCTGTTCGCCAGCACGGACCGGCTCTCGACGGGGGACGGGGCGCGGTTCGAGGCCTACGCGGGGAAGGTCAAGGTGGCGGATGGGGTCTTCCGGCGAGACGGCGGCGAGCGGTGGAGGCTGGAGTGGCGctccccggcggcggcggaggt TTGGAGGAGATACCGGAGGAGGAATCGGACGGCTGCGATtgctgcggcggcgggggagaggagaaGGAGGGAGGTGATtgggaggtggtggtgggaTCGGGATCGGACGGTGGGGATGAGGCGGCGGTGGTGGAGACGGTGAGGTGGGCGGTGGATGTGGGGATCTGGGTGGCCTGCTTGGGGATCGGGTTGTTGGTCTCGCGAGCTCCGTTGTGGAGGTGGAAAAAGCTGATCTTAGCCGCGAAGCCCAAgttttga